GCCCTGCGCGAGCACCGCGACGCGCGCGGCGAGCGCGCGCGCCTCGGCGAGGTCGTGCGTGCACAGGAGCACCGTGCAGCGGCCGCGCAGCGCGGCGAGCGCCGCGCGCACGTCGTCCTGCTGCAGCGGGTCGAGCCCGCTCGTCGGCTCGTCGACGATCAGGAGCGAAGGCTCGTGCAGGAAGGCCTGCGCGAGCGACACGCGCTGCTGGTAGCCCTTCGAGAGGTTGCCGATCGGGCGGCGCGCGACGGCCTCGAGGTGGAAGCGCGCGAGTGCCGCCTCGACCGCGCGGCGTCGCGGCGCGCCCGCGAGCCCGCGGATGCCCGCCGCGAACGCGAGGTAGCTCGCGACGCCGAGCTCGGGGTGGAGGCGCGCGTTCTCGGGCGCGTAGCCGATGCGCGCCTGCACGGCGGCCGCGTCGACGGTGGGCGAGAGCCCGTCGACGGCGACCGCGCCGGCCGTCGGCTCGAGGTAGCCGGTGACGATGCGGATGAAGGTGGTCTTCCCGGCGCCGTTCGCGCCGAGCAGGCCGAACGACTCGCCGGGCTCGATCGCGAGGCTCACGTCGCGCAGGGCGGGGCGGCCGCCGAAGTCGCGCGAGAGGCGGTCGGCGACGACGCGCGAGCCGCCCGCCG
This genomic interval from Myxococcota bacterium contains the following:
- a CDS encoding ABC transporter ATP-binding protein, with the protein product MSGDAAFAAAPAGGSRVVADRLSRDFGGRPALRDVSLAIEPGESFGLLGANGAGKTTFIRIVTGYLEPTAGAVAVDGLSPTVDAAAVQARIGYAPENARLHPELGVASYLAFAAGIRGLAGAPRRRAVEAALARFHLEAVARRPIGNLSKGYQQRVSLAQAFLHEPSLLIVDEPTSGLDPLQQDDVRAALAALRGRCTVLLCTHDLAEARALAARVAVLAQGRLVACGPADDVLAGGDPLALFRADAARAVPA